One Thermofilum pendens Hrk 5 DNA segment encodes these proteins:
- a CDS encoding proteasome assembly chaperone family protein — protein sequence MTRELKYGKVRVVLSEDVHPETFLAGFHGVGHVGWIAVKHVVEKLEAQRVGYLFTQYMPPFVNVRSGIRTPYELYFSQGMLIFLPNVPVSPKDFISVPEALAELSITLGVKLSVLFGGLDASYKEPDAKPRIAPTRAFLLSKEDLIKEKGYPVLEEHLGIVGPLAILLSVFEANNVPAVAILPYAAADRPDPRAAAEAIKVFQEITGVRISVEELLEQGERLEKEVAEVEKKIKEAMREREPPMYHV from the coding sequence GTGACTAGAGAACTGAAATACGGGAAAGTGCGAGTCGTTCTCTCCGAGGACGTACACCCAGAGACTTTCCTGGCGGGCTTCCATGGAGTAGGGCATGTGGGGTGGATAGCAGTAAAGCACGTAGTCGAGAAACTCGAGGCTCAAAGAGTTGGATACCTGTTTACACAGTACATGCCTCCCTTCGTGAACGTTAGAAGCGGTATCCGAACTCCTTACGAGCTTTACTTCTCGCAAGGTATGCTCATCTTCCTACCGAACGTTCCAGTATCTCCCAAAGACTTTATCTCCGTCCCAGAAGCACTAGCCGAACTTTCAATAACCCTCGGCGTGAAGCTTTCTGTTCTTTTCGGCGGGCTAGACGCGTCCTACAAAGAGCCGGACGCGAAGCCAAGGATAGCCCCCACGAGGGCTTTCCTCCTATCGAAAGAAGACCTGATCAAGGAGAAGGGCTACCCGGTACTTGAGGAGCACCTAGGGATCGTTGGTCCACTGGCTATACTTCTTTCTGTATTTGAAGCGAATAATGTGCCGGCAGTCGCCATACTTCCCTACGCCGCGGCAGACAGGCCCGATCCTCGCGCGGCGGCAGAGGCGATAAAGGTCTTCCAGGAGATTACGGGCGTCAGGATAAGTGTCGAAGAGCTGTTGGAGCAGGGTGAGCGGCTTGAGAAGGAGGTAGCGGAGGTTGAGAAGAAGATAAAGGAGGCAATGAGGGAGAGAGAACCGCCGATGTATCATGTGTAA
- a CDS encoding 30S ribosomal protein S8e: MGIYHGNDLRKITGGIKGRHVKTKRKYLSGRYPILTVPGQATEVKVVKARGNTYKLKVKVASEVNVYIPKEGKTVRAQIIKVLDNPSNKDFARRGIISKGAILQTSVGKVKVTSRPGQDGVVNGVLVE, translated from the coding sequence ATGGGCATTTACCACGGCAATGACCTGAGGAAAATAACCGGCGGGATTAAGGGTAGACATGTAAAGACTAAGCGCAAATACCTCTCTGGGCGCTACCCGATACTCACCGTTCCCGGGCAGGCAACAGAAGTTAAGGTCGTCAAAGCGCGAGGTAATACGTACAAGTTAAAGGTGAAGGTTGCCAGCGAGGTGAACGTTTACATCCCAAAGGAGGGAAAGACTGTGAGAGCGCAAATAATCAAGGTGCTGGACAACCCGTCTAACAAGGACTTCGCAAGGAGAGGGATAATCTCTAAAGGCGCAATACTGCAAACGAGCGTTGGCAAGGTAAAAGTCACTTCTCGACCAGGCCAGGACGGCGTGGTTAACGGCGTTCTCGTTGAGTAA
- a CDS encoding signal recognition particle subunit SRP19/SEC65 family protein produces MLKKNGFIVWPVYFDSTKPRKWRRVPRKLAVEKPTLSEIVEAVKREGFSFTVEENAKHPAYWYEVQGRVIVQANVKKSVLLKKIAENLQKIRAEQSSKRRR; encoded by the coding sequence ATGCTGAAAAAGAACGGCTTCATAGTCTGGCCCGTGTACTTTGATTCTACGAAGCCCAGAAAGTGGCGAAGAGTCCCGAGGAAACTAGCCGTTGAGAAGCCTACGCTAAGCGAGATCGTCGAAGCCGTAAAGAGGGAGGGATTCTCCTTTACGGTCGAAGAAAACGCCAAGCACCCAGCGTACTGGTATGAGGTTCAGGGACGCGTAATAGTTCAGGCAAACGTTAAGAAGAGCGTTCTGCTGAAGAAGATAGCGGAGAACCTCCAGAAAATACGCGCAGAGCAAAGCTCTAAGAGGAGGAGATGA
- the gatE gene encoding Glu-tRNA(Gln) amidotransferase subunit GatE has protein sequence MEPRVRCGLEIHQMLDTEKKLFCSCPTYLRKDDPHFTFRRRLRLAKSEVGEIDPAALFEYEKGLSYLYEGYRENVCLVEMDEEPPHELNREALELALKFALMVGASVVDEVHVMRKIVIDGSNVTGFQRTALIAIGGSVEVNGKRVGIQTICLEEDAARKTGEVIEENALRYRLDRMGIPLIEVATAPDITSPEEAREVALRIGLLLRSLGKVKRELGAIRQDLNVSVEGGAKVEIKGVQYLDLIPKVVELEVKRQLALLEIRDELKRRGVTRDDLVFKPVDVTEIFRNTKSKVARKALEAGGRALALRLKGFAGLLGREVQPGRRLGTELSDRAKYWGRVGGLFHSDELPAYGISQEEVEAVKQALGVEQGDAFILIFDEPEKALRGLRAAYERALEALEGVPPETRAANPDGTTRFMRPRPGSARMYPETDIRPIRVTREYLEKLRQELPEPPEKTLERVMREYSLSREVAFQLFNMQRMYFFEEAVKKTGASPQVVATTLVNTLVSLRRENVPVENLSEERLLEVFRMVAEGSIAKEAIPDVLRELALNPEEQLENVLRRIGIERIDVDRLRAMIREVIAENKDYVLQKREKAFGKLMGVVMDKVRGRIDGSVVAKVLKEELESFISSS, from the coding sequence GTGGAGCCACGCGTACGCTGTGGTCTTGAGATACACCAAATGCTTGACACCGAGAAGAAGCTCTTCTGCTCGTGTCCCACTTACCTCAGAAAGGATGACCCCCACTTCACCTTCAGGCGAAGATTGCGCCTCGCTAAAAGCGAGGTCGGTGAAATAGACCCGGCAGCGCTGTTCGAGTACGAGAAGGGCCTCTCGTACTTATACGAAGGCTACAGGGAGAACGTCTGCCTGGTGGAAATGGACGAAGAGCCTCCCCACGAGCTTAACAGGGAGGCGCTTGAGCTTGCACTGAAGTTCGCGCTAATGGTGGGAGCCTCCGTTGTAGACGAAGTCCACGTAATGAGAAAAATAGTGATAGATGGGTCAAACGTCACCGGGTTCCAGCGCACGGCCTTGATAGCGATAGGCGGCTCGGTAGAGGTCAACGGAAAGCGGGTAGGCATACAGACCATCTGCCTCGAGGAGGATGCAGCGCGGAAAACCGGCGAGGTGATCGAGGAAAATGCCTTAAGGTACAGGCTAGACAGAATGGGGATCCCGCTAATAGAAGTCGCTACGGCGCCCGATATAACCTCTCCGGAGGAGGCTAGGGAGGTCGCCCTCAGGATAGGGCTCTTGCTGAGATCCCTTGGAAAGGTGAAACGAGAATTGGGGGCTATCAGGCAGGATCTAAACGTGTCGGTTGAAGGAGGAGCCAAGGTCGAGATAAAGGGAGTACAGTACCTGGACCTTATACCCAAGGTTGTCGAGCTAGAAGTTAAGAGGCAACTGGCGCTGCTGGAAATAAGGGACGAGCTGAAGAGGAGAGGGGTGACACGCGACGACCTCGTGTTCAAGCCGGTAGACGTGACGGAAATATTCCGTAACACCAAGTCGAAGGTTGCTAGGAAGGCTCTAGAGGCAGGTGGAAGAGCGCTAGCACTTAGACTGAAAGGCTTCGCGGGGCTTCTTGGGAGAGAAGTCCAGCCGGGGCGCCGCCTGGGTACAGAACTCTCCGATAGGGCAAAGTACTGGGGCAGGGTTGGCGGGCTTTTTCACAGCGATGAACTTCCAGCGTACGGCATATCGCAGGAGGAGGTTGAAGCTGTCAAACAAGCTCTCGGCGTGGAGCAAGGCGACGCCTTTATCCTGATATTCGACGAGCCCGAGAAGGCGCTGAGAGGTCTTAGGGCGGCTTACGAGAGAGCTCTGGAAGCACTAGAGGGGGTTCCTCCGGAGACCCGTGCCGCTAATCCCGACGGGACAACTAGGTTCATGAGGCCTAGGCCTGGAAGTGCGAGGATGTACCCAGAAACGGACATTAGGCCTATAAGGGTCACCCGAGAGTACTTGGAGAAGTTGAGGCAGGAGCTACCGGAGCCGCCGGAGAAGACTCTTGAAAGGGTTATGAGGGAGTACTCTCTCTCAAGGGAAGTTGCCTTCCAGTTGTTCAACATGCAACGAATGTATTTCTTCGAGGAGGCGGTTAAAAAGACGGGGGCAAGCCCACAGGTAGTTGCGACTACACTGGTAAACACCCTTGTTAGCCTTCGCAGAGAAAACGTTCCAGTTGAAAACCTATCAGAGGAGCGTTTGCTCGAAGTATTCAGGATGGTAGCCGAGGGTAGCATAGCTAAGGAGGCTATACCCGATGTTCTAAGAGAGCTTGCACTTAACCCCGAAGAGCAACTAGAGAATGTGCTGAGGCGAATAGGTATCGAGAGAATAGACGTTGACCGGTTAAGGGCGATGATAAGGGAGGTGATAGCGGAGAATAAAGACTATGTGCTCCAGAAGCGTGAAAAAGCCTTCGGGAAGCTCATGGGAGTCGTGATGGATAAGGTTCGAGGGAGAATAGACGGCTCCGTTGTAGCCAAAGTATTGAAGGAAGAACTAGAGAGCTTCATCTCCTCCTCTTAG
- the gatD gene encoding Glu-tRNA(Gln) amidotransferase subunit GatD — MSQGYSEKVKELLDSVGAAFFDRVKIKLADGLVLEGLLMPRPAFGDPDVVVLKLDNGYNIGISLQRIVSVELLEKFSPREAPTPGEEEGSQEDFGQPEPRVFFVGTGGTIASRVDYVTGAVYPYFTAEELYSMIPELKRLARISSETLFSIFSEDMTPSHWQQLASKIGEIFRRESDVKGVVVAHGTDTLHYSAAAMAFAVQEAPGPIVFVGAQRSSDRPSSDAALNVIGATVVAVHAPFAESVIAMHGSVNDDTILVHRGVRARKMHTSRRDAFMSINSKPIAEVDPLRGSLKLSTSTYKGRGDDVVVQASFSDKVALVKFYPGMSPDIFDFYLEKGFKGLVIEGTGLGHVSTALIDSVRRLVREGVFVAMASQCIFGRVNMNVYRTGVELIKAGVVPAGDMIPETAYVKLSWILGQTEDPEEIQRLFTANLAFEISERSEFDHYPGARW; from the coding sequence ATGTCCCAGGGGTATAGCGAAAAGGTCAAAGAGCTCCTCGACTCTGTGGGTGCGGCGTTCTTCGACAGAGTGAAGATCAAACTTGCCGATGGGCTAGTACTTGAAGGATTACTCATGCCACGCCCGGCGTTCGGGGATCCGGACGTCGTAGTCTTAAAGCTTGACAATGGCTACAATATCGGTATATCTCTTCAGAGAATAGTGAGCGTAGAGCTTCTGGAGAAGTTTAGTCCTCGAGAAGCGCCAACTCCCGGTGAGGAGGAGGGCTCACAGGAGGACTTCGGGCAGCCTGAACCCAGGGTTTTCTTTGTGGGGACAGGGGGCACTATAGCCTCGCGCGTCGACTACGTTACTGGCGCCGTTTACCCCTACTTTACGGCCGAAGAACTTTACTCGATGATCCCCGAACTTAAACGGCTTGCCCGGATTTCCTCTGAAACCCTATTTAGCATATTCAGCGAGGACATGACCCCGTCTCACTGGCAACAGCTAGCCAGCAAGATAGGAGAGATTTTCCGCCGGGAGAGCGACGTTAAAGGCGTAGTCGTCGCGCACGGAACGGATACTCTTCACTACTCTGCAGCCGCTATGGCGTTCGCGGTTCAGGAAGCCCCAGGACCTATAGTCTTCGTTGGAGCACAGAGGTCTTCTGATAGGCCTTCGAGCGACGCGGCGCTCAACGTGATCGGCGCCACAGTGGTAGCCGTTCATGCACCTTTTGCTGAATCCGTTATAGCCATGCACGGAAGCGTGAACGATGATACTATACTGGTTCACAGAGGCGTGCGCGCCCGCAAGATGCATACCAGCAGGAGGGATGCGTTCATGAGTATTAATTCAAAGCCTATAGCCGAGGTGGACCCTCTTCGAGGCAGCCTGAAGCTCTCTACGAGCACGTATAAAGGTAGGGGCGATGACGTGGTCGTACAGGCTAGTTTTAGCGATAAGGTCGCGCTCGTCAAGTTCTACCCCGGAATGTCTCCTGATATTTTCGACTTTTACCTTGAGAAGGGCTTCAAGGGGCTAGTCATAGAGGGAACGGGTCTAGGCCACGTTAGCACAGCTCTCATAGACAGCGTAAGGAGGCTCGTTCGCGAAGGGGTGTTCGTAGCTATGGCTTCCCAGTGCATTTTCGGCAGGGTTAACATGAACGTCTACAGGACGGGGGTCGAGCTGATAAAAGCAGGTGTTGTTCCCGCCGGCGACATGATTCCGGAGACAGCTTACGTGAAGCTCAGCTGGATCCTAGGGCAAACCGAGGACCCAGAGGAAATTCAGAGACTGTTCACTGCGAACCTAGCGTTCGAAATATCTGAAAGGTCCGAGTTTGACCACTACCCGGGAGCGAGGTGGTAA
- a CDS encoding 30S ribosomal protein S30e produces the protein MPSHGSLTKAGKVRNATPKIPPKPKKNLIPRRRNYRNYRRRILYAASSQ, from the coding sequence ATGCCGTCTCACGGAAGCCTGACGAAAGCGGGCAAGGTTAGGAATGCTACACCAAAGATACCTCCAAAGCCCAAGAAGAACCTGATACCCAGGAGGCGCAACTACAGGAACTACAGAAGGCGCATACTGTACGCGGCAAGTTCCCAGTAA
- a CDS encoding ribonuclease III family protein — MLKEELEKVLRSKELARLGDSLVNFLVSAALTLIGRPTGVKVPGETLARAFLSSRLSKLGKPRGIAPGEAMEAFLAYAWLKGSLSCEESVEMLYTGLREGYDVAQALAKLADYLLEKIEAD, encoded by the coding sequence ATGCTGAAAGAAGAACTTGAGAAGGTTTTGCGAAGCAAGGAGCTTGCGCGTTTAGGAGACTCGTTGGTGAATTTCCTGGTTTCGGCGGCTTTAACGCTCATAGGCAGACCGACCGGCGTGAAGGTTCCAGGCGAAACCCTTGCACGGGCATTCCTTTCTTCGAGGCTCAGTAAGCTTGGTAAGCCCCGCGGGATCGCCCCCGGAGAAGCTATGGAGGCCTTTCTGGCGTATGCCTGGCTGAAGGGGTCTCTCTCTTGCGAAGAAAGCGTGGAGATGCTTTATACCGGTCTCAGAGAAGGGTACGACGTGGCTCAAGCACTAGCAAAGCTTGCTGACTACCTGTTGGAGAAAATAGAGGCTGACTAG